One segment of Apus apus isolate bApuApu2 chromosome 1, bApuApu2.pri.cur, whole genome shotgun sequence DNA contains the following:
- the TNFRSF13C gene encoding tumor necrosis factor receptor superfamily member 13C, whose protein sequence is MGPGRCHFTPGRPLRRCDTQELGSQSHPTMSSSGKAAAPPSCLSPQCFDLLTKSCVKCSDLFKKSTTEPSSAVPTSTLAPTPPSVDLPSTVLIFGILAVVGVILAVAVLWGFLACKVGKQRRKRKAADEEAKANVDAAVPLPCLGCKDPAALEGDAALASAPCPNINGGQKTPGPPRKAGAKRRPCCQGDADGDIVLPTTLYPRHEECNHGFPLPATELGATALVTTKTTQNCAIEERA, encoded by the exons ATG GGCCCCGGGCGCTGCCATTTCACACCCGGGCGGCCCCTTCGCCGCTGCGACACGCAGGAGCTGGGCTCTCAGTCCCACCCCACCATGTCCTCctcaggaaaagctgctgctcctccctcctgcctctccccccAGTGCTTTGACCTGCTGACCAAGTCCTGCGTCAAGTGCTCCGACTTGTTCAAGAAAAGCACAA CAGAGCCCTCCAGCGCTGTGCCCACCTCTACCCTGGCACCAACCCCCCCCTCAGTGGACCTGCCCAGCACCGTCCTGATCTTCGGGATCCTCGCAGTGGTGGGTGTCATCCTGGCTGTAGCTGTCCTTTGGGGCTTCCTGGCCTGCAAGGTGGGCAAACAGCGGAGGAAGAGGAAGGCGGCAGATGAGGAGGCCAAAG CAAATGTGGATGCTgctgtccccctgccctgcctgggttGCAAGGACCCTGCTGCACTGGAGGGAGATGCTGCCTTGGCCTCAGCCCCATGCCCAAATATCAACGGAGGCCAGAAGACACCAGGGCcgcccaggaaagctggagcaaAGCGGAGGCCGTGCTGTCAGGGTGATGCTGACGGTGACATTGTCCTGCCCACCACCCTGTACCCCCGGCATGAGGAGTGCAACCACGGCTTCCCACTGCCTGCCACTGAGCTGGGGGCCACGGCCCTGGTCACCACCAAAACCACCCAGAACTGTGCCATCGAGGAGAGAGCCTGA